One window of Trifolium pratense cultivar HEN17-A07 linkage group LG5, ARS_RC_1.1, whole genome shotgun sequence genomic DNA carries:
- the LOC123885138 gene encoding mediator of RNA polymerase II transcription subunit 19a has translation MDPEGKKFGGGPRELTGAVDLISHFKLIPHYEFFCKRPLPVSIADTHYLHNVVGDTEVRKGDGMQLDQLIQNTSFSRDTSARIQPFDLDTLKEAFQLRETAPVDLPAAEKGIPTIAGKSKSEKDKEKKHKKHKDRDKDKDKDREHKKHKHRHKDRSKDKDKDKEKKKDKSGHRDSSADHSKKHHDKKRKHDGDDDANDVHKHKKSKHKSSRIDELGAIKVAG, from the exons GACCAAGGGAGTTGACAGGTGCTGTGGATCTTATAAGTCATTTCAAATTAATACCGCACTATGAGTTTTTCTGCAAGAGGCCACTTCCTGTGTCAATTGCGGACACACACTATCTGCATAACGTAGTGGGAGACACAGAAGTAAGAAAAGGAGATGGGATGCAATTAGATCAGCTTATTCAGAATACATCTTTCTCCCGAGATACAAGTGCTCGTATACAGCCTTTTGACTTAGATACACTCAAGGAGGCTTTCCAACTAAGGGAAACAGCTCCCGTTGATTTGCCTGCT GCGGAGAAAGGAATACCGACAATTGCAGGAAAATCAAAAAGTGAGaaagacaaagaaaagaagCATAAAAAGCACAAAGACAGGGACAAGGATAAGGACAAGGACAGGGAGCATAAGAAGCACAAACATCGTCACAAGGACAGAAGCAAAGACAAAGACAAGGATaaggagaaaaagaaagataaaagcGGGCATCGTGATTCCAGTGCTGATCACTCAAAGAAACATCACGATAAG AAGAGAAAGCATGACGGAGATGATGACGCTAACGACGTGCACAAACACAAAAAGAGTAAG CATAAGAGCTCAAGAATTGATGAGTTGGGGGCAATAAAGGTCGCTGGCTGA